Proteins encoded by one window of Nitrospira sp. CR1.1:
- a CDS encoding glycosyltransferase, whose protein sequence is MSLSAQGKPQALLIQLEFATWEMARPWTYSANFGVRDGLEAHGFECHTIPAIPPSPSAPSLASWLQHARQLCKGKRFDLVWVWLVHYDFDADFLEWIASLAPIRVGYVMESLSYSDEEHRFSPITLRRAAVVERQMQCLTHVLTCDELDSDALVKKGIAKATWCPTFVPERFMLPPTSQAENHVAAFHGTLYGHRRAWLEHPALKGRLISPGSQTTDIHRAFDRLQARAAQVLKKTPAEVEAFLPHYLSELRQIRLAECTQWMQELTRWACIINLPGFAKCYGGRVLEAMAVGRPVISWDIPNRPRNRSLFEDSKDILLFNQDDPSVLASHITRVQDDRDFALQLATNANRKVRSHHTAEVRIGQMLEWMTSGTEPSFHADHVGHTAPAPAHDRTMTATHVDVASRPATGGDAVSPLSPPVISIIIPCFQQAHFLSDAVESVIAQTYDNWECLIVDDGSPDNTPIIAAQLVARYPNKRLRVIRKANGGLADARNAGIREAQGRYILPLDADDRLHPDFLKDTAAVLQQQPDVSIVYVDEQNFGVTSHIHRKGISNVSNLLQGNVHDYCSLYRREVWQAVGGYSRAMYIGAEDWNFWLAAAKRGFRSFHIEKPLFQYRNRAGSMVAQVHSNMALVQAHLTFHHPDLFSEAQRAQAARLLSQITVEQKQQLDRTYAIHGDDELLATFHRLAHSAVQKDETAPKPMAAQITPSHVAASGPVMPTEHEHDDGYYEDLFIRNPEWSTPEPNNDETARWVKIASILEHLVRERSKHGNSERLRILDLGCGRGWLANLASGYGDCTGVEPVSGVVAYARKLFPHVRFYSGTADTLLREPAFTPFDVVLSSEVIEHVPRPEQAEFVRVLRRLIKPQGHVIITTPRREVFDLWQKIAPPNQPVEDWLSEDDVSRLFAGNLFTCRGRNRVCIELPNFRFLPAPMPSDYESRKLIPFYQVSVWQAPNKQGAVSALPFDSAPAVTVIVPTCDRPDRLRTALLSILGQTFHDFEIIVVNDGTLDVSEVVAPLNTDGRITTIRHDRNRGLAAARNTGLRVAKGTYIAYLDDDDTYFPEHLETLVTALRDGQHKIAYTDAWRIHEERQGDHYVAVGRDLPYSRDFNCIDLLISNYFPVLCVMHEKRCLEQTGVFDESLFAHEDWDLWIRMATVHPFLHIQKITAAFTWRRDGSSMTSSTSDTYRRTTEIIYKKYRPYAERIAGVLEAQQKKLEGMRSGAQAKTFDCSIIIPVWNNLALTTQCLTALAEVTQGVSYEVIVVDNHSTDGTPAFLSGLGGDVRIITNDENLGFAKACNQGAQAAKGEYLVFLNNDTIPQTGWLSALVEEVKTHSDVAVVGSKLLYEDGTIQHAGVAFSREWFLPYHLYRGGNAQAACVSRRREMQCVTAACMLVRRNVFEQAGGFDEGYRNGFEDVDLCLKIRKLDWKVVYQPQSVLYHLESKTPGRKAHEQDNSRRLQERWGACWWLADEDLLHFEDGYAVHSYIKDGMLSYRLDVIADAQTTAQRSMLADIQRAGMRQDCDAVAGYLRRVQEWPSDPWILRWGALLCTGVAQPTLAIPFWKRILSIEECPYARIGLAKRALETGAFQDADHHLAALLEHEPSHGEGWLLRGIVAMQRLAYAESERAFEQARRFGADQRKATMGLVMALMGGNQPEAAWTEIVALCAHDPDDEECMHWLLRCGTMLQRWEALAARLSSFVARNPGNIAVRFALAGVLLRAGRRVDAQREYDWLRAMVPTFEGMDELAKQLAESERRLVPNHAA, encoded by the coding sequence ATGTCCCTGAGCGCACAAGGCAAACCGCAGGCGTTACTCATTCAATTGGAGTTTGCCACATGGGAAATGGCTCGTCCATGGACCTATAGCGCTAATTTTGGCGTGCGCGATGGACTCGAGGCTCACGGATTCGAATGCCACACCATTCCGGCAATTCCACCTTCGCCGTCGGCTCCTTCGCTCGCGTCATGGTTGCAGCATGCGCGGCAGCTTTGCAAAGGAAAGCGCTTCGATCTCGTATGGGTCTGGCTTGTGCACTACGATTTCGACGCAGACTTCCTGGAATGGATCGCGTCGCTCGCACCGATACGTGTCGGATATGTCATGGAGTCGCTCTCATATTCTGATGAGGAACATCGATTTTCACCCATTACGCTCCGCCGGGCAGCCGTCGTAGAGCGGCAGATGCAATGCCTGACCCACGTGTTGACCTGTGACGAACTGGATTCAGACGCGCTTGTAAAGAAGGGGATTGCGAAAGCCACGTGGTGTCCCACGTTCGTTCCAGAGCGATTCATGCTCCCTCCGACATCCCAAGCTGAGAATCATGTCGCAGCATTTCATGGCACTCTCTATGGCCATCGCCGCGCTTGGCTGGAGCATCCAGCATTGAAAGGCCGACTGATCTCGCCAGGCTCACAAACGACGGACATTCATCGCGCATTCGACCGGCTCCAAGCCCGAGCGGCGCAGGTGCTGAAAAAGACACCGGCCGAGGTGGAAGCCTTCCTGCCTCACTATCTGTCGGAACTCCGGCAGATTCGTCTGGCAGAGTGTACGCAATGGATGCAAGAACTCACGCGCTGGGCCTGTATCATCAACCTGCCCGGATTCGCGAAATGCTATGGTGGCCGTGTGCTTGAAGCCATGGCCGTTGGAAGGCCGGTCATATCCTGGGACATCCCCAACCGTCCACGGAATCGCTCTCTTTTCGAGGACAGCAAGGACATCTTGTTGTTCAATCAAGATGATCCGAGCGTTCTCGCATCGCACATTACCCGGGTGCAGGATGATCGAGACTTTGCCTTGCAGCTGGCGACGAACGCCAACCGTAAGGTCAGGAGCCATCATACCGCTGAAGTACGCATCGGGCAGATGCTCGAATGGATGACCTCAGGCACAGAACCTTCGTTCCATGCCGATCACGTAGGGCATACTGCTCCGGCGCCGGCTCATGACCGCACGATGACGGCAACACACGTAGATGTCGCGAGTCGGCCCGCGACAGGAGGCGATGCAGTGTCCCCCCTATCGCCCCCAGTCATTTCCATCATCATTCCTTGTTTCCAGCAAGCGCATTTTCTTTCCGATGCCGTGGAGAGCGTGATCGCACAGACCTATGACAATTGGGAATGCCTTATCGTCGATGACGGGAGCCCCGACAACACCCCCATCATCGCCGCACAATTGGTCGCCCGATATCCCAACAAACGTCTCCGAGTGATTCGAAAAGCAAATGGTGGATTAGCGGACGCGCGAAACGCCGGCATACGGGAAGCACAGGGGCGCTATATCCTTCCATTGGACGCCGACGATCGTCTGCACCCCGACTTTCTCAAAGACACCGCTGCCGTGCTGCAGCAACAGCCCGACGTCTCCATCGTGTATGTGGATGAACAGAATTTCGGCGTGACATCCCATATTCATCGCAAAGGCATCTCGAACGTATCCAATCTCCTGCAGGGAAACGTGCATGACTATTGTTCACTCTACCGGCGAGAGGTCTGGCAGGCCGTGGGGGGATACTCTCGCGCAATGTATATCGGCGCCGAGGACTGGAATTTTTGGCTTGCTGCGGCCAAACGAGGATTCCGCTCTTTTCACATCGAAAAGCCTTTGTTTCAGTATCGGAATAGAGCCGGATCAATGGTGGCCCAAGTGCACTCGAACATGGCGCTCGTACAGGCGCACCTCACATTTCACCACCCTGATCTATTCAGCGAGGCACAGCGTGCACAGGCTGCGCGCCTGTTATCACAGATCACGGTGGAGCAGAAGCAGCAGCTTGATCGAACGTATGCCATTCATGGCGACGATGAGTTATTGGCCACCTTTCACCGTCTGGCACATTCTGCCGTCCAGAAAGATGAGACGGCTCCAAAGCCGATGGCGGCCCAGATCACGCCGTCACACGTGGCTGCCTCCGGACCGGTCATGCCAACCGAACATGAGCACGACGATGGATATTATGAAGACCTCTTCATTCGAAACCCGGAATGGTCGACGCCTGAGCCGAACAACGATGAAACGGCCCGCTGGGTGAAAATCGCGTCGATTCTTGAACATCTCGTTCGCGAGCGATCGAAGCATGGCAATTCAGAACGTCTTCGCATTTTGGATCTGGGATGCGGAAGGGGATGGCTGGCAAACCTCGCCTCCGGTTACGGTGACTGCACAGGAGTCGAACCGGTGAGCGGTGTGGTGGCCTATGCACGCAAGCTGTTCCCACATGTACGCTTTTACTCGGGAACGGCCGACACGCTATTGCGAGAACCGGCTTTCACACCCTTCGACGTCGTCCTGAGCTCTGAAGTCATCGAACATGTTCCGCGGCCGGAACAAGCGGAATTTGTGCGAGTGCTTCGTCGCTTGATCAAGCCACAAGGTCATGTGATTATCACGACACCACGCCGGGAAGTATTTGACCTGTGGCAGAAGATCGCCCCGCCGAACCAACCCGTCGAAGATTGGTTGTCGGAAGACGACGTCAGCCGGCTCTTCGCCGGAAATCTGTTCACCTGTCGCGGACGCAACCGTGTCTGTATTGAACTGCCGAATTTTCGGTTTCTCCCGGCACCGATGCCGTCCGACTACGAATCTCGTAAGCTAATCCCATTTTACCAAGTCTCCGTCTGGCAGGCGCCGAACAAGCAGGGAGCAGTATCGGCACTGCCCTTCGACTCTGCGCCGGCCGTGACAGTCATTGTGCCGACCTGCGATCGACCGGATCGCCTTCGTACGGCGCTGCTGAGCATTCTTGGACAAACATTTCACGATTTTGAAATCATCGTCGTCAACGACGGCACGCTCGATGTGAGCGAGGTGGTCGCGCCGCTCAACACTGACGGTCGTATCACGACGATACGTCACGATCGCAACCGTGGACTTGCGGCGGCTCGGAATACGGGGTTGCGGGTCGCTAAAGGCACCTATATCGCCTACCTCGATGACGACGACACTTACTTTCCGGAACACCTAGAGACCTTGGTCACCGCGCTCAGGGATGGTCAGCATAAAATTGCCTATACGGATGCCTGGCGGATCCATGAGGAGCGACAGGGCGATCACTACGTTGCCGTCGGACGCGACCTGCCGTACTCCCGTGACTTCAATTGTATCGACCTGTTGATCAGCAATTATTTCCCGGTCCTGTGTGTGATGCATGAGAAACGTTGCCTTGAGCAAACCGGCGTCTTCGACGAATCGCTCTTCGCTCACGAAGATTGGGATCTCTGGATTCGAATGGCAACAGTACACCCGTTTCTGCATATTCAGAAGATCACGGCGGCATTCACCTGGCGCCGTGACGGGTCCTCGATGACGAGCAGCACATCTGACACATATCGCCGCACGACGGAGATTATCTACAAAAAATACCGGCCCTATGCGGAGCGGATTGCCGGCGTCCTTGAAGCTCAGCAGAAAAAACTGGAGGGCATGCGATCTGGCGCGCAGGCCAAGACGTTCGATTGTTCCATCATCATCCCGGTGTGGAACAACCTGGCGCTCACCACGCAGTGTTTGACCGCTTTGGCGGAGGTCACTCAAGGCGTCTCCTACGAAGTCATCGTGGTGGACAATCACTCGACGGACGGAACTCCGGCGTTTCTCTCCGGCCTTGGCGGCGACGTGAGAATTATCACCAACGACGAGAACCTCGGGTTTGCCAAGGCTTGTAACCAGGGCGCCCAGGCAGCCAAGGGCGAGTACCTCGTCTTCCTGAACAACGACACGATTCCACAGACCGGCTGGCTCAGTGCGCTCGTCGAGGAGGTGAAGACCCATTCCGACGTGGCGGTGGTGGGAAGCAAACTGTTGTACGAAGACGGTACGATTCAACATGCCGGTGTCGCATTCTCGAGGGAATGGTTCCTGCCATACCATCTCTATCGTGGCGGCAACGCCCAAGCAGCCTGCGTGTCGCGCCGGCGCGAGATGCAATGTGTCACGGCGGCCTGCATGCTTGTCCGTCGCAATGTGTTCGAGCAGGCAGGTGGATTCGACGAAGGCTATCGAAATGGTTTTGAGGACGTCGACCTCTGTCTCAAAATCAGGAAACTGGACTGGAAGGTCGTCTATCAACCCCAAAGCGTGCTGTATCATCTGGAAAGCAAAACCCCTGGACGCAAAGCCCACGAGCAGGACAATAGTCGCCGGCTGCAGGAGCGCTGGGGAGCCTGTTGGTGGCTGGCCGACGAAGATCTTCTGCATTTTGAAGACGGCTATGCGGTCCATAGCTACATCAAGGACGGGATGCTGAGCTACAGACTGGACGTGATTGCCGACGCGCAAACTACGGCTCAGCGATCGATGCTGGCGGATATTCAGCGTGCGGGGATGCGGCAGGACTGTGATGCCGTCGCCGGTTACTTGCGGCGAGTCCAGGAGTGGCCGTCCGATCCCTGGATTCTGCGTTGGGGCGCATTGCTCTGTACCGGAGTCGCGCAACCAACGTTAGCCATTCCATTTTGGAAACGCATACTGAGCATAGAGGAATGCCCCTACGCGAGGATCGGTTTAGCGAAACGGGCATTGGAGACCGGAGCATTTCAGGACGCCGACCATCATCTGGCGGCACTGCTTGAGCATGAACCTTCTCACGGGGAGGGGTGGCTCCTGCGCGGCATTGTCGCGATGCAACGTCTGGCCTATGCGGAATCGGAACGGGCGTTTGAGCAAGCTCGACGTTTTGGCG
- a CDS encoding radical SAM protein has product MNVLLLYPTWTGAYGLFGHFARRNSTWPPLNLALLAAIAERHGHNVTILDGESEQVPLDEMVQRAVAMKPDIIGFTATSPFFHLSKTVAEGIKRLAPDIPIAVGGPHITIMKEQALLGCFDYAFIGEAEESWPQFLNAYGQRKDLSAVAGIIYRRDGKVVSTGQPADITNLDALPIPARHRLPMSRYKLGTLRGRLPFTSIQTMRGCPWKCIFCASEALKTTEMRVRSPRSVVNEMKQVVEMFGTRHFYIVDDVMTLWKDHILEICDLIDREGLQITFEGSTRANLVEEDVIARLVKSGLIRLSFGLETVDPEIRRTMKKQVPLEHYVKANGICNTYGVEALNSVMIGLPGETRATVRATLKFLRQAREVKQANFAIAVPYPGTEFHKLAVNGEKGVRLMTQDFSEYRRYGSAVTTVGELSPNDLIDLQNEGFVSIYSAPWRWIPMLQKHGVIGGSLMLVRVARLLSKKLFAGSGQASQEQLISLGDGAFGRIQEPAMRAQPVGVGPTGSSSAAPLLTIASASKTAPAPAGHFGHPTNPNG; this is encoded by the coding sequence ATGAACGTGTTGTTGCTGTATCCCACATGGACCGGGGCCTACGGACTGTTCGGCCATTTCGCCCGCCGGAATTCGACCTGGCCGCCGCTGAACCTCGCGCTGCTGGCCGCCATTGCCGAACGCCACGGGCACAACGTCACGATCCTCGACGGCGAATCCGAGCAGGTGCCGTTGGACGAGATGGTCCAACGTGCAGTCGCCATGAAGCCCGATATCATCGGCTTTACCGCGACAAGCCCATTTTTCCATCTCAGTAAAACTGTGGCGGAGGGCATCAAACGTCTGGCACCGGACATTCCCATCGCTGTCGGCGGCCCTCATATCACCATCATGAAGGAGCAGGCGCTCCTGGGCTGCTTCGACTATGCCTTCATCGGGGAGGCGGAAGAGTCCTGGCCGCAATTTCTGAATGCGTATGGACAGCGCAAGGATCTGTCGGCAGTTGCCGGGATTATTTATCGACGAGACGGTAAGGTCGTCTCGACCGGTCAACCCGCAGACATCACGAATCTCGACGCCTTGCCGATCCCTGCACGGCATCGACTGCCGATGTCCCGGTACAAGCTCGGCACGCTCCGCGGACGTCTGCCATTCACATCGATTCAAACCATGCGCGGCTGTCCCTGGAAATGTATCTTCTGCGCATCCGAAGCGCTGAAGACGACGGAGATGCGTGTGCGCTCCCCACGATCAGTCGTGAATGAAATGAAACAGGTCGTGGAGATGTTCGGCACCCGGCACTTTTACATCGTCGACGATGTGATGACCCTGTGGAAAGACCACATTCTGGAGATCTGCGACCTCATCGATCGGGAAGGCTTGCAGATTACATTCGAGGGTAGCACCAGGGCGAATCTCGTCGAGGAAGACGTCATTGCCCGATTGGTCAAAAGCGGCCTCATTCGTCTGTCGTTCGGACTCGAAACTGTCGATCCCGAAATACGGCGGACGATGAAGAAGCAGGTCCCGCTGGAGCACTACGTCAAAGCGAACGGCATCTGCAACACGTACGGGGTCGAGGCGTTGAACTCCGTGATGATCGGGTTGCCGGGAGAAACCCGGGCGACGGTCCGGGCGACGTTGAAATTCCTACGGCAAGCCAGAGAAGTCAAACAGGCGAACTTTGCCATCGCGGTGCCCTATCCCGGAACCGAGTTTCACAAACTGGCGGTGAACGGCGAAAAGGGTGTCCGGTTGATGACGCAGGATTTCTCCGAATACCGACGCTATGGATCGGCCGTCACCACGGTGGGGGAGCTGTCGCCCAATGACCTGATCGACCTGCAGAACGAAGGATTCGTGAGCATCTACTCCGCCCCCTGGCGTTGGATTCCCATGCTGCAAAAGCATGGAGTCATTGGTGGCTCGCTCATGCTGGTCCGTGTTGCGCGGCTTCTTTCTAAAAAGCTCTTCGCAGGATCGGGACAGGCATCGCAGGAACAACTCATCAGCCTGGGAGACGGGGCCTTCGGTCGCATTCAGGAACCGGCCATGCGCGCGCAGCCCGTGGGAGTCGGCCCGACCGGCTCAAGCAGCGCGGCTCCGCTGTTGACCATCGCCTCCGCGTCAAAAACGGCACCCGCGCCGGCTGGCCATTTCGGCCACCCCACGAACCCCAACGGCTAG